From Impatiens glandulifera chromosome 7, dImpGla2.1, whole genome shotgun sequence:
attttaagaaaaaaataaatagattttaattaatgatttaaatcatttttaaaacaaGAATTAGTTTATTCAAGCCCAAACATggaacttgtttgatcttgagttATGTAAGTATTTACTTCATGGTTACTAAACAATTTACTTTGATAATATGCAAAACACTCAATGATCTATCCACATTAATTTCAACAATAATGAATtgtagttttaaaaatatacaaatatatatagcaGAGAAAAGCAATtactgaaaatattatttaccattttatcttttttttagtttaatttaattattcaaaattaaaattggcAATATATACATGATTGTCCAAAAATATGACACAAACACGTACTATcatataaactaataaacaaGTAGATTTAGAAACTATACTAAaccaactatatatatatatatatacaagtgatgatttttttgaatttttaaaagtcAATTATAATCCTTTCAttcaaaatatctcaaaataaaataaaaaacgatAAATCATATTTGTGTAGATGTCTCATTTTGATTCTTACTATGAAATCTTGGAGaactcataaataaatatattttttttcaactaatatatttttttttcttttttattgtaattgtatttttgtattaaaatttaaattatactaTAAAGAGATTTCCTAAAACAAGCTAATTATGAATCTCGAGAATGGTGGGACGGCTGTTTCCATTGAATGATAGAGACCATAGATCCTATATTGGTTTTTGACCTATGAAACTCTTTTGACcaacaaataaaagaaattgaGAAAACTGTATgaaataattgtatatttgtTTGCCTTCAAACAATTAATTGTTTCAGtttaagtttattttgattattattaatattgtttagaAGATAactgatttatttaaaaaacttcaaCAATTAATTATCAGTTTCTTAATCTCAATTAAAAAACATTGACTTCTATAGTTATAGTTGTGAATTATTCTAAAAGAGTATCTCCTTAGAGATTATTCTATCTTTAAACCTATTATAATTTACTGCGACACGATTATAATAGGTAGATATTATGTtttgaaataacataaatttataattaaatgatgctacaaaaaattaattaaatacaatgttagaaagaacgaaatcaccataATACAATGTTGATTCGAAGTATGTGTTTAAcatatttctcttaaaacaTTTTCACTGTCTCCCCTTATGTTGGAGTTTATGACACATGATTATCTCCCAgagtacaacgaatctagtaatGACTCAACACTGAAATCACTACGCAGCgaacttgacaaagtacctgaatcGATCACTAAGTTATAACAGAAATATGATGAGTCAAGAACACTCGATTGAGTGAAAAAATTGAAGAACACTCAGTTGAGTGAAGAACTCAAAGAACactcaaaaaaataaagaaaaaaatctttcgaattttagagaaataatgaaatgagtgaataataaatatataaagagttccaataaaaaattatatatatagctgGAAATTAAACgatcacaataaattcatttattccAACGATAATAATTCATCCAACTGTTGTCATTTCTATATTCTTGACATTTCTAGACTTTTTATATTCGATCTGcattaaatttcaccaaaaaatcacatttgaatttggtataaatttatatttatttggatttaatttaatttaatttatttatcaatttctcattttcatttaattcatAGAATTAGTTTCAAAATCTAACAATACTTTATCAGACACATATTTAGCGGATTTAATGTATAGTATATTGAAccgatttataattttttagataactAAAAATAAGAAGTAAAATTCTAGTTCAGATAGCATCCTTATATTTGGCTGATTAGATATTTTTCAGTTGAGATTGAGTCTGTATAACCGTATAAGGGTTATACAATTTAGATTAATTTGAATCTGATATTACtatgtttcttttctttttacttttgttgcactttttatttatttgtgcttttttttttatcaatgtttatctagtttatttgaaaaaataattaaaatatactactttatttttaattgtaaaattgtAACTACTATAAAGTATAATTTTCTCTTGTTTAAACAAGCATTAGCTGTTGTTTATTTTAACTATAGTTAAATTTAGATGTGACATATATAAGGTCTTGATtgaagatatatatttatttcccaTTAAAGAAGAagttaatctatatatataataatgtttaatttgaaagtatccggattgtcgggtcgagagttgtggttaatttggatatacatgtgagagtaaatagatacttgtgtcggattgtgggttgattcgctcataaacttaaaacaggtttaaataaaattaaaaatgttatatgtatatttcgaactcgcaacctaacaaataaGTAAAacaatttaaccaactaggctattaagactttaattaattaaacaccaaatttgatgaactgtgaaacatttttaacaatttaagttcaactttttaactaatatatatatatatatatatataatacttaattcaaagtgtttgaattgttgggtcgagagttatggttaatttgaatatatatgtgagaataaatggatacatgagtcggattgtggttgacccgctcataaacttaaaataattaaaaatataattaaaaatgttatatgtatgtttcgaacttgaaacctaacaaaaacaaatacaatcatttaaccaagTATGATTGAGATGTACtttgtcgagagataatagacctgtaacaattgaaagtggttaaaatatgaatcaaatatttaattgaccaaaataTGAGATCACGATGCTAaatgtcaattgagattggtgatttGTTTTCTTAGAGATAAGAGACGTGTTaaagtgtgattgtgatgtagtttgtcgagagataaaagATCGGTAACAAATGATCGTGAGGTCAAATTAGAGATTGATTGAAATTATTGGTTGATTTTTAGAAGGtacatttctttatttttatgttaataataaatctaaataaataaaattaataattcaaaatttatttaaaataatattaaaaaattaacattaatagtataataataagTCAAaaaattttttacttaattattaaagaaattgacactttttttaataataaagttaaataaataaaattaataattcaaaatttatttaaaataatataaaaattaatattaaataataataataattcatatataaataataaattttagtgaaaaaattaataatttttataaataaaattttaattaaaatatattaaataataagtattttttaaaatattatatatatgaatattttttttaattattagtcatataaattatatatgcatacacaaaattataaatataaatcaacaattTGAAGTGATCTAGTGGTTGAGGTGTTAATGCTACATAATAAAGATCATGGTTCAAATCCCGTTAGGCacaatttttaaactattaaaaaaacattgatggttaatatgtgaaataaaaatgTTGGTTTATCGAAGTAAGGAGATGGTTGGATGCGAATAATATTGGTTAAAATTTGCGATAAAAATTGGTGGGtgggtaaatgacattcacgGTATGGAAAGAGTTggtttgttgtttgttgatttgacataagtgaaagtgtaagatcACAATATTAGAGGTTAATtgaggtggataaaaatatggaatgagatggttggttagtcgaagtgagtaTCTCACacgatgagaggtcgattggagAGAGATTGGTAATGTACCAAAGTTAAGGCAACGGTATGAGATATTCGAttagggtggataaatgtgaaatgagattgaTTGGTCAGTCGAAGTGAGGATAATTAAGTCAggttgtttattgtaaaatatgtgaggagatggaTTGTTTGATcgagatgagatgtcgattaAGATTAGTGGgataaaaatgtggaatgagatgattttgGTTAATCGATGTATGTAGGTCATgctatgagaggtcgattggggaGTTCATGGGtcaaagtgagagtaaaagagattaataacgttggagatggttgatttgaccgaaataAAATTGTGTAAAATCCACaatatgagaggttgattagGGTGTGTATAAATCTGGACTGAGATGGTTAGTTAtccgaagtgaggataaaaaatcatgttgtatattgtaaaatatgtgaggagattaGTCACGAAATAAGATGTTAGCTGGGGATTGATGACCAAAGTGaagagtaaaagagattggtgatgttggagatggttgatttgaccgaaatgaaagtgtaaggtcacatatGAGAGTTCGATTATTGTTACACGGTGAGAGGTCGATTGGTGAGAGATTGGTAATGTACCAAAGTTAAGGCCACGGTATGAGATATTCAAttagggtggataaatgtgaatGAGATGGACTGATCAgtcgaagtgaggataagtaagtcaggttgtttattgtaaaatatgtaagGAGATGGATTGTTTGATcgagatgagatgtcgattgagattagtgggataaaaatgtggaatgagatggtttaGGTAAATCGATGTATGTAAGGTCATgctatgagaggtcgattgaggaATTCATGGGtaaaagtgagggtaaaagagattgataaCGTTGGAAATGGTTGATTTGACTGAAATGAAATTGTGTAAAATCCACAATGTGAGAGGTTGATTAGGGTGTGTATAAATCTGGACTGAGATGCTTAGTTAtccgaagtgaggataaaaaaatcatgttgtatattgtaaaatatgtgaggagattaGTCACGAGATAAGATGTTAATTGGGGATTGATGACCAAAGTGaagagtaaaagagattggtgatgttggagatggttgattttgaccgaaatgaaagtgtaaggtcacatatGATAGTTCGATTATTGTGGTGGATAAACGTGGAATGAGATGGATGGTTAGccgaattgaggataaagaaggTCGGGTTATATactgtaaaaatatattatgagaTGAGTTATTTGACAAAGTGAAAGCAAagtctcgagatgagaggtcgattatgAATTGATGGAAAAATGTGAAATTATATGGTTAATGAGTAAAAGTAAAAGTAAGGTAAGGAGATGATAGATCAATTAGGGTGGATAAACATGGAATGAGATGTATGATTAGCCAAAGTGAGGATAATAATGTcggttgtatattataaaatatgttagaagatgagttgtttgatgaagtgaaagtaaggtcttTAAGAGAagagaggtcgattgtgattggtgaataaatatggaatgagatgatttttTATTAGTCGAAATGAAAATAAGGTAAAGGCATAGAGGTCGAtcgggaaataaataaatattggttGTTAAAATTTGCGAGAAAATTAgttgtttgaccgaagtgaaagttaaggtcacaagatgagaaGTTCGATCtgaattggtagataaatgtggaatgagatggttggtcaaTTTGAGCGctttaaggtcacgagatgagaggtcaattgagcATTGATGaactaaaattatgtaaaaaatgaGATCggtaatgtttgagattttttatttgaccaaagtgaaagtgtaaggtcacctGATGAGAGATTTAATGAgaaaaattatgtgataagatatgtaagaaaataatttgtttaccgaaataaataaaatatagaatgagaatgttctattttaatatattattcgtgatttattaaagaaattaaacatTCAATACATATCcacataaatttttttaacttaatttattttgtttatatttttatttttattttcctacatattatattgtaatatataacatttttttggaaaaaatgtaatataaaactttataaagtttggtttatttaaaaaaatattgagtagataattttaaagttgtgagtttttttagtttagatacttaaataatattaatatataattataaaataaaatatattttaaaataataataataatttacttaataatgaataatttaattgataatactGAGGggttataatttgattaaaaaaatattaaatttaattagttgataAAGAAAGTTAACAATGCAATTAGTAGGGTAGGTTTATGACAATCCTAATCTGAcaaaccaaaataattaatgaaaataaaaacaaaccgTACATAAGAAAATTAAACCAAAACGGATTAGGggaaattaatttaatgtaacaaaaataaaaaataaataaaaaattggagAGGAGGCAGTttgtgataaaatatatatagtttattttatattttaaaaccatataatttaaataataaataaataaatacacataaactatatcttgtttGTTCATTGGATTTTTAGGTTTAGAAGATTTTACCTAAAATATAATCATGACTTTATCTGTCTAGtccatttttcatttattaaaataataaaattatattttatttaattatttaaaaaataattatcattcaagagagagaaaaaattaataatattttaaattttaataaaaaaactggtttttaaataaacttttaaaaaaacataaaatattaataaaaagaaaaacaaaactaTATTAAAGATAACTGCAAAAGATTCAAAGATTCAGGTGATCGGTGACAGTCTATTTTGATGGTTTTTAATCAAGGAGTATCTGATAAAAGAAAGacttatttaagattaattatttttaaaaaaaaaatcacaatttcccagaaaaatcaaaaaaccaaatttaaaataatcaatatcaaACCAAATtgtattctttatatatatatatatatatatatatatatatatatatatatacttttaaattattttagcaAAAATCATTAACTTCTTCCAATAATAAtctatgattatttattttctcaatcttaatattttttaaataacccaatacAAAACTAGCACAACCTAAGTCAGTTTTCTCTCTTTCTGTCATCTTAGATAGTATATCtaatattaaacttttaatcttataatttaaattatcaaataaaatatataatattatatattttcttaaacttttttattataaatttaaggtcaagttaaaatgataaattatattacCTAAATAtccttattttgtttaataataaaattataaaaatatttaaaaaattataatttgatattttatttaatgatttaattgataaaaaaaatgaaacctAATAATagttgttattttaaaataaaatttactaaTGATCCGTGTGAACGAGCCCTGGGTTAATCCCTAtcaagataattttaaaataattttttttcttttgtttcacCATTAGTTGAGCCCATTTGATAAGTCTCAAATTTCTTCTTATCAACATTTATAGCTATGATATGTGACATATGTCCATTTataccttttcttttcttttaaacaaATCTAGTTTGAAAAcaactattaatttatttttttataaaatgtttgaaattttattttttttaattttgaacaaaagaaaatatgGAGTCACATTGAGAAATTACAACAGTGAAAAATGTACCCATGATATCAAAGTAAAACATTGCACAAATAGAGAATCCTATCAATTTTGCACAAATGCACATGTTGCAACTATtgattgtgttttttatttgtttgagatCACACATTTAGTGTTATTGTAATCTAGTTtaagttacaaataaaatatcatctaaaTGTATAAGTTTTATccttaacaacaacaaaaacaaaaaatctcaaaacaaaaacaatagtTAAATATTGATGATCAATTTAAAGAATCTTGCAACCAATACAAACAATACAAGTTAGAAATTCAAAAACttgttttctaaaaaattagtcaatcatttaaaattaataaaaagatagAATAAAATTACAACCAAAAGAACAATAATTAGTGTAAGAATTAAACTATTGAATTCACACTTCATTTTCCAAAAACCTTCTAACAATCTTCACACTAGGCTCGACCACTTGTTTCTCCCATAACTCCATAGCAGTCTCCTTCAAACACACCTCATCCTCCGCCCCCGTCGCCGCCCTTAACGTCGCCGCCCTTAACGCCGCCGTCGTCTCAACATTATGCATGACCCACTGACCGCCATTCCTCAGCCGCAAGATCTTCCTCACTTGTCTCCTTGAAAGCTTACACGTATTGTCCTTTATTTCATTCACAGCTTTCTCATATGCTCTGTTCACAAACTCATCAACCCTGATATCCATTACATCCGTACCAAACTTCCTGAAAAAATCCTCAAATTCCGGGACGCCAATCGCCTTCCTCAACCCTACCGGCGGCGAGCAGAACCCTTCTGACTTAAAAAACTCGGCCAACTCCTCGAACATACCAGAACCCATCATTTCATCAACACGATTAACTAAATATCGATCCAATACAGGGAATGAAACGTCGATTTTGAGAAAGCAACAGTCGTATTGAAGCTCTTGGCAGATTGTTTCCTGTTTCGTCTCGTTGAAAACGTCTATTTCAGGGTGGAAATCATTTGTTACAAGGGCGTGGATGAATGAGTTCGACCCACCAACGATTAAGGGTATTTTTCCACGGAATGTAATGTTTGAAATGATGGAATCAACTGTAGAGCGGAAATCTGAAGGAGTGAATTCGGGTTTTTGATCTGTGGGTACAAAATCACCGAGGAGATGATGAAGAACGCCGCGTCTTTCTTGCATTGTCATTTTATTAGTGGTTATATCTAAACCATTGTAGATTTGGATTTTGTCTGAGTTTATTACTTCGGCTGGAATGAATCTGGTGGCTAGGTCGATTGATAGACGTGATTTTCCACAGCCCGTGGGTCCGATAATGACGACGatcttcttcttgttgttgttgtcgGAGTACCGGCGGCGGTTGATTGGGGCAATGGAGAGGGATTTGTGATAATTTCTGTAAATGGTGGAGAGAAATGCAACTGTCATAAGGAAGAAGAATGGCGCCGGCGGCGGTAAAACAAATGTGGGTACGTACGGATGTCTTCTTCTCCGATCAAACAAATTCTAGATGAttctcatttctctctcttctggattccTTAGTACggattttttggaaaataaattCAGAGGTTAGCAGAAGAAGATGAGTAACGACCTCATTATgtattaccaaaaaaaaaaacaatagtgttttttaaggaaatataagtgaaaaaaaatacctttatttttcttaaatgtataaataaaccCTTCAACTGTAATAAATTCTTTAGCCTTGGTTggataattagttttttttaaacttgggttatttgaaaattaattattggtgGTGATTTCGAGGAGTTGAAGATATTTTTGGTTAAAagacttatataattataaaataaaaaataataatttaaaatgaaaagtgttttagtattttagttaataaattaagtaatgtaataaagaaaaagagagag
This genomic window contains:
- the LOC124909827 gene encoding adenylate isopentenyltransferase-like yields the protein MTVAFLSTIYRNYHKSLSIAPINRRRYSDNNNKKKIVVIIGPTGCGKSRLSIDLATRFIPAEVINSDKIQIYNGLDITTNKMTMQERRGVLHHLLGDFVPTDQKPEFTPSDFRSTVDSIISNITFRGKIPLIVGGSNSFIHALVTNDFHPEIDVFNETKQETICQELQYDCCFLKIDVSFPVLDRYLVNRVDEMMGSGMFEELAEFFKSEGFCSPPVGLRKAIGVPEFEDFFRKFGTDVMDIRVDEFVNRAYEKAVNEIKDNTCKLSRRQVRKILRLRNGGQWVMHNVETTAALRAATLRAATGAEDEVCLKETAMELWEKQVVEPSVKIVRRFLENEV